In Sulfolobales archaeon, one DNA window encodes the following:
- a CDS encoding LysE family translocator — protein sequence MSIFSEIVKSFIYGFFYGLSLAVPPGPMNALIAARSIRSFSLGFSTGAGALTADLLFMILTYKTYELVRSLPIEIFYISGGLYMLILAITILRSSEESQRGNSNPDNSSRILMAYVTSLVLGVTNPYQILWWLTAGLSFISIFGFSAVLGLFIAILLWIILFPLAVRKGYYKSSRATILIVKIFSFTTLLVFSAIILYNGIIRIIFSR from the coding sequence GTGTCAATCTTCTCAGAGATCGTAAAAAGTTTTATCTATGGATTCTTTTACGGACTCTCACTAGCTGTTCCTCCAGGTCCTATGAACGCTCTCATAGCTGCAAGATCTATCAGATCTTTCTCTTTAGGTTTTTCAACAGGTGCTGGAGCTCTTACAGCAGATCTTCTTTTTATGATTCTTACATATAAAACCTACGAGCTGGTGAGAAGCCTTCCTATCGAGATCTTCTATATCTCAGGAGGTTTATACATGCTGATTCTAGCTATAACTATTCTGAGAAGTAGTGAGGAGAGTCAGAGAGGAAACTCTAACCCTGATAACAGCTCTAGGATTCTGATGGCATATGTCACGTCTCTGGTTCTCGGAGTTACAAATCCATACCAGATCCTCTGGTGGCTTACAGCAGGTCTCTCTTTCATTTCTATATTTGGATTCTCAGCAGTTTTAGGATTGTTTATAGCCATACTACTCTGGATCATATTATTTCCTCTAGCTGTAAGAAAAGGCTACTACAAGAGTAGTAGAGCTACGATTCTCATAGTAAAAATCTTCTCGTTCACAACACTTCTAGTTTTCTCAGCAATAATACTCTATAATGGGATCATAAGAATTATTTTCTCTAGATAG
- a CDS encoding APC family permease: MGEEIVFVRRASGLIRELGWFDIAIWALATPAASGMTYYTVKILGDPSAYGGNIALAFFIAGLMFLPLVIGFALIVASYPRSGSLYVFVSRTIHPVLGFLPFWYFIVGGGSAIASGFLLFIGVKALSGPLVVAGLSSGREDLISLGEAFTNPINQMIIAMILVAVIWAINYMGMKIIKWVMRIMTLLPLTVTVVVLIALLTLGPGGGVSRFDYIFGAGVSDKIMQAAYNETIAKSYGISILTPNDVLTGTYGMLLWTLWAWTGLEIVTFVGSEVKDPSRSYLRGYAVGFIMVMILYLANAAILPWVFNYNFLAAYSYLKYEHEDVLKSILQGKPAPDASVPFYAAIAFPNPIIAIVIGLAYFLWYFNTVIPIWVGGVRGFFAMAFDRALPEKIAEVSPRWAAPTWANHVTALLALFGAFMTLLENMGYGLATALISFLDFSVFLFVWPVGLALMLVPWWRPELFERMVFPSKILATAVGTIIFGLGWFFMILTSYTEPMIVLINILVGVIGLLIFTYMAARNRARGIDPSKIYAQIPPA, encoded by the coding sequence ATGGGTGAAGAAATTGTTTTTGTTAGGAGAGCTTCAGGACTTATCAGAGAACTCGGCTGGTTTGACATAGCTATATGGGCTCTTGCAACACCTGCAGCTTCTGGCATGACATACTATACTGTTAAGATTCTTGGAGACCCCAGTGCTTATGGAGGTAATATAGCTCTTGCATTCTTCATAGCTGGATTAATGTTTCTACCCCTGGTGATAGGTTTTGCTCTCATAGTTGCTTCATACCCTAGATCCGGAAGTCTCTATGTATTTGTATCGAGAACAATACACCCGGTTCTAGGCTTTCTACCATTCTGGTACTTTATTGTGGGTGGAGGTTCTGCTATTGCGTCAGGCTTCCTGCTATTCATAGGGGTGAAAGCTCTGAGCGGTCCTCTCGTGGTAGCGGGTTTGTCTAGTGGTAGAGAGGATCTTATAAGTCTGGGAGAAGCTTTCACGAATCCTATTAATCAAATGATTATAGCAATGATCCTTGTTGCAGTGATCTGGGCTATAAATTACATGGGGATGAAGATCATCAAGTGGGTTATGAGAATAATGACACTACTACCTCTAACAGTCACAGTAGTAGTGCTGATAGCATTATTAACACTAGGTCCTGGAGGAGGTGTCTCCAGATTTGATTATATATTCGGAGCTGGAGTTTCTGATAAGATCATGCAGGCAGCATATAATGAAACTATTGCTAAATCCTACGGCATATCAATACTCACACCAAATGATGTGCTTACAGGAACATACGGAATGCTACTATGGACCTTATGGGCGTGGACAGGTCTTGAGATCGTGACTTTCGTAGGCAGCGAGGTTAAAGATCCTTCGAGAAGTTATTTAAGAGGATATGCCGTAGGATTTATAATGGTTATGATTCTATATCTTGCTAATGCAGCGATCCTTCCATGGGTTTTCAATTATAATTTCCTTGCTGCATACTCCTACCTTAAGTATGAGCACGAGGATGTTCTAAAAAGCATTCTCCAAGGCAAGCCAGCTCCAGATGCTTCAGTACCATTCTATGCCGCCATAGCTTTTCCAAATCCTATTATTGCAATAGTAATAGGTCTGGCATACTTCTTATGGTATTTCAACACGGTAATACCCATATGGGTTGGTGGTGTGAGAGGATTTTTTGCAATGGCTTTCGACAGAGCTCTGCCCGAGAAAATAGCTGAGGTGTCTCCGAGATGGGCTGCACCTACGTGGGCTAATCATGTCACAGCTCTGCTAGCTCTCTTCGGAGCATTCATGACGCTTCTAGAGAACATGGGCTACGGGCTTGCAACAGCTTTGATCTCTTTCCTAGACTTCAGCGTCTTTCTATTCGTATGGCCTGTAGGTCTTGCTCTCATGCTAGTCCCATGGTGGAGACCTGAGCTTTTCGAGAGAATGGTGTTTCCATCAAAAATTCTAGCTACAGCTGTTGGAACCATTATATTTGGCTTAGGCTGGTTCTTCATGATACTGACATCATATACAGAACCTATGATTGTTCTCATAAACATTCTCGTAGGAGTTATAGGCTTGCTAATCTTCACCTACATGGCTGCTAGAAACAGAGCTAGAGGAATAGATCCTTCTAAGATCTATGCTCAAATACCTCCAGCATAA
- a CDS encoding (Fe-S)-binding protein produces the protein MVSSISLPLDTVFKLILENMKRSGNPIGVGSDICVEWSRGLDLPRGGRSVIYTSCMYQMAPYIKRFVDQIERLEGLKGSSVVLRLGSILGRFIDLSAILRIPEDEIKRSSNIIRNIVSALRRVDRDLGYLYEDEPYSGALLYELGLEEAFEEHIKKVLEIFRRYKVERVYTIDPHTHHVLKHVYPSYVEKLDLEVVHYLEVLSRENLDLKREGSSEENSYVIHDPCLLVRYSNIIDPQRIVLNKLNVRFQEPLRSRVRTRCCGGPIESIAPRVSGSVARVRLEELTKYSNKIIVMCPICYVSLSRYSKDYNAMIHDLAEFLG, from the coding sequence ATGGTGAGCTCTATATCACTTCCACTAGATACCGTGTTCAAGCTTATTCTCGAGAATATGAAGAGATCTGGAAATCCTATAGGAGTTGGTTCTGATATATGTGTTGAATGGTCTCGAGGGCTTGATCTTCCGAGAGGTGGTAGGAGTGTTATATATACCTCATGTATGTATCAGATGGCTCCTTACATTAAGCGTTTTGTGGATCAAATCGAGAGATTAGAAGGTTTAAAAGGTTCTAGCGTGGTGCTCAGGCTTGGAAGTATCTTGGGAAGATTCATAGATCTCTCAGCGATTCTGAGGATTCCTGAAGATGAGATCAAGAGATCCTCAAATATAATAAGAAACATAGTATCCGCTCTTAGAAGAGTAGATAGAGATCTTGGATATCTTTATGAAGACGAACCATACAGCGGTGCTCTTCTATATGAGCTAGGTCTTGAAGAAGCTTTTGAAGAGCATATTAAGAAGGTTCTAGAAATTTTCAGAAGATATAAGGTTGAAAGAGTTTACACTATAGATCCTCATACACATCATGTTCTGAAGCATGTGTATCCCTCATATGTGGAGAAGCTCGATCTAGAGGTTGTACACTATCTTGAGGTTCTCTCTCGAGAAAATCTTGATCTCAAGAGAGAAGGTTCTTCGGAAGAGAATTCTTACGTTATTCACGATCCATGTCTTCTGGTTAGATATTCAAATATAATAGATCCTCAGAGAATTGTTCTGAACAAGCTTAACGTGAGATTTCAAGAACCTCTGAGAAGTCGCGTGAGAACAAGATGTTGTGGAGGTCCTATAGAATCTATAGCTCCTAGAGTTTCAGGTTCTGTAGCACGTGTGAGACTTGAAGAGCTTACGAAATACTCTAACAAGATCATTGTTATGTGTCCTATATGCTATGTTAGTCTTAGCAGGTATTCTAAAGATTATAATGCCATGATACACGATCTCGCTGAATTCCTAGGGTGA
- a CDS encoding lactate utilization protein B: protein MREVYEKLRKTLDDKEMRDQITRITTESSDKIWRLLEEYPHIVAWAEEVRKIKEMVLRDLENYIEKAMRSIEKMGGRAYLARDGEEARRIIRDIIGSSKIVIKAKSMATEEIELNKFLEDLGVEVVETDLGMFLVQILGEEPSHPVAPAIHITRDRIIKGLKKIRIRIPDTASPEEIASAVRDYLRKKIFSASVGISGANSLAADTGAIVLVENESNIRLVTSIPEKHIALIPVDKIMPSLEDAIKAALVQAAYDGLYPPTYLSIITGPSSTADIEHKRVIGAQGPRELHIVLLDNGRLRISRDPIFHEILKCIRCGRCVFECPIYQSIGPGFGFKGFNGPMGVVWLYVLGEFEAAGYLSMLCAHAGICREVCPMKIDLPKLITRIKSMHVRKILSESQDKAS, encoded by the coding sequence TTGAGAGAAGTTTATGAAAAACTGAGAAAAACTCTTGATGATAAGGAGATGAGAGATCAGATTACAAGGATTACTACAGAGTCTTCTGATAAGATATGGAGACTACTAGAAGAGTATCCTCACATAGTTGCATGGGCTGAGGAGGTTAGAAAGATTAAGGAGATGGTGTTAAGAGATCTCGAAAATTATATTGAGAAAGCTATGAGAAGTATTGAGAAGATGGGTGGCAGAGCATACCTCGCCAGAGATGGTGAGGAGGCGAGGAGGATTATAAGAGATATAATAGGATCTAGCAAGATCGTTATTAAAGCTAAGAGCATGGCTACTGAGGAGATCGAGTTAAACAAATTTTTAGAGGATTTAGGTGTGGAAGTAGTGGAAACAGATCTAGGCATGTTCCTCGTACAGATACTTGGAGAAGAACCTTCTCATCCTGTAGCTCCTGCAATCCACATAACCAGAGATAGAATCATAAAAGGACTTAAGAAGATCCGTATTAGAATACCTGACACAGCCTCTCCAGAGGAGATAGCGTCTGCTGTGAGAGATTATCTAAGGAAGAAGATATTCTCAGCTAGTGTAGGGATCTCGGGCGCGAATTCTCTTGCTGCAGATACAGGAGCTATAGTGCTTGTAGAGAATGAGAGTAATATAAGACTTGTCACATCAATACCAGAAAAACACATAGCACTAATCCCTGTAGATAAGATCATGCCATCACTTGAGGATGCTATAAAAGCTGCTCTGGTTCAAGCCGCTTATGACGGGCTCTATCCACCTACGTATCTTAGTATTATAACAGGTCCTAGCTCTACAGCCGATATAGAGCATAAGAGAGTTATAGGAGCTCAAGGACCTAGAGAACTTCACATAGTGCTTCTCGATAACGGAAGGCTTAGAATCTCTAGAGATCCTATTTTCCACGAGATTCTTAAATGTATTAGATGTGGTAGATGCGTGTTCGAATGCCCGATCTACCAGTCTATAGGACCTGGATTCGGGTTTAAAGGTTTTAATGGTCCTATGGGTGTTGTATGGCTTTATGTACTAGGAGAATTCGAGGCAGCAGGATATCTGAGCATGTTATGCGCCCACGCTGGGATTTGTCGCGAGGTATGTCCTATGAAAATAGATCTGCCTAAACTTATTACAAGAATAAAATCTATGCATGTTAGGAAAATCCTCTCAGAATCTCAGGATAAGGCCTCATAG
- a CDS encoding (Fe-S)-binding protein — MRSEEKDIEFIRREVSKCVFCGFCEFECPTIDINGLRGYGPRGRIRVSLLYLEGIYSKATYEYIYTCLLCAACVPACPARIDIPGVVVAMRRLLNSRK; from the coding sequence TTGAGAAGTGAAGAAAAAGATATAGAGTTTATAAGGAGAGAAGTGTCAAAGTGTGTTTTCTGCGGATTCTGCGAGTTTGAATGCCCCACCATAGATATCAATGGCTTGAGAGGCTACGGTCCTAGGGGGAGAATTAGAGTATCTCTACTCTACCTCGAAGGGATATATTCTAAGGCTACATACGAGTACATATACACATGCCTTCTCTGCGCAGCATGTGTGCCTGCATGTCCTGCCAGAATAGATATACCCGGCGTGGTTGTGGCTATGAGAAGGTTGCTTAACTCTAGAAAATAA
- a CDS encoding FAD-binding oxidoreductase gives MKIEEIYGKIKKLVGSDKVSQDPVVLGLHSVDAVSFPLLPKDLSRRFIIVSPESSREISEIVKLCYKEKIPVIPQGAATSLALGSSVISITSLNQFTQLEYGVIIYTGRMRRVIEFSRTDRYIIAEAGIRIEELNEYLEMNRSGLFFPVDPASSKAATLGGAIASGAGGLRGARYGTMRDWVLGLEFVDGLGRIHRIGCRTVKCRQGYDMVRLLVGSEGTLGIISSAILKLWPKPRSIARLLYYSDSFEKAFRAFLDLREEFGVPLISEYMSDKIVEKVKEVTGIYFGEGHAIITDFELERSSQADEIFRRAVEILSRHGIKSYYMATDRDPDFDKIYQLRRSMYPATVRARKMKYIIIEDVVVPISRIQDYLNTLESISTRYAREIYVGGHIGDGNLHPKFEGDLEDPKDRDLVLKMGREIALEAVRLGGSVSAEHGIGTMKIELLREEFRYRESEHTLNLMREIKKTFDPGGILNPGRVIPIEK, from the coding sequence ATGAAGATTGAAGAGATATATGGTAAAATTAAGAAGCTTGTAGGCTCCGATAAGGTTTCTCAGGATCCTGTTGTGCTAGGTCTTCACAGTGTTGATGCAGTTTCTTTTCCTCTCTTACCTAAGGATCTCTCTAGAAGATTTATTATAGTGTCTCCGGAGAGTTCGAGAGAGATTAGCGAGATTGTTAAACTATGTTATAAGGAGAAGATTCCTGTGATACCTCAAGGAGCTGCAACAAGTCTAGCCCTAGGATCTTCTGTTATAAGTATTACATCTCTGAATCAATTTACACAGCTTGAGTATGGTGTAATAATATACACTGGGCGTATGAGAAGAGTTATAGAGTTCTCTAGAACTGATAGATATATAATCGCAGAAGCTGGTATAAGAATTGAAGAATTAAACGAATATCTAGAGATGAATAGATCAGGACTTTTCTTCCCCGTAGATCCAGCTTCCTCTAAAGCTGCTACACTTGGCGGCGCCATAGCCTCAGGAGCCGGAGGTCTTAGAGGAGCTAGATATGGTACTATGAGAGATTGGGTTTTAGGACTCGAGTTCGTAGATGGTCTAGGAAGGATTCATAGGATTGGCTGTAGAACTGTAAAATGCAGGCAAGGATATGACATGGTAAGGCTTCTAGTAGGATCTGAAGGCACGCTAGGGATTATATCAAGTGCAATTCTAAAGCTATGGCCTAAGCCGAGGAGTATTGCGAGGTTGTTGTATTACTCGGATTCTTTTGAGAAGGCATTTAGAGCATTTCTAGATCTCAGAGAAGAGTTTGGAGTTCCTCTGATCTCAGAGTATATGTCGGATAAGATTGTAGAAAAAGTTAAAGAGGTTACAGGAATATACTTCGGAGAAGGACATGCTATTATAACAGATTTCGAGTTAGAAAGATCCTCACAAGCTGACGAGATCTTCAGAAGAGCCGTAGAGATACTCTCCAGACATGGTATAAAAAGTTATTACATGGCTACAGATAGAGATCCTGATTTTGATAAGATATATCAGTTAAGAAGATCTATGTATCCTGCAACTGTTAGAGCTAGAAAGATGAAATATATAATTATAGAAGATGTGGTAGTCCCGATATCAAGGATCCAAGATTATCTGAACACTCTAGAGAGTATAAGCACTAGATATGCTAGAGAGATCTATGTAGGAGGTCATATAGGAGACGGGAATCTACATCCCAAGTTCGAAGGAGATCTTGAGGATCCTAAGGACAGAGATCTAGTCTTGAAAATGGGGAGAGAAATAGCCTTAGAAGCAGTCAGATTAGGAGGAAGTGTCAGCGCTGAACATGGTATAGGTACTATGAAGATAGAGCTTCTCAGAGAAGAGTTCAGATACAGAGAATCAGAGCATACCTTGAACCTAATGAGAGAAATTAAAAAGACATTCGATCCGGGAGGGATTCTAAATCCAGGTAGAGTGATACCTATTGAGAAGTGA
- the rpl7ae gene encoding 50S ribosomal protein L7Ae → MSKASHIRFKTPPEIAEKAYELVSKARTSGGKIKKGVNETTKAVERGEAKLVVIAEDVNPPEVVLHLPYLCEEKKVPYIYVPSKARLGQAAGIQVAASSVAIIDPGDAKDLLNELVKAYNELRVKG, encoded by the coding sequence ATGAGCAAGGCATCTCATATAAGATTTAAAACACCTCCTGAGATCGCTGAGAAAGCATATGAGCTAGTTTCTAAGGCTAGAACTAGTGGTGGGAAGATCAAGAAAGGTGTTAATGAAACCACCAAGGCTGTTGAAAGAGGCGAGGCTAAGCTTGTTGTAATAGCTGAGGATGTTAATCCTCCAGAAGTTGTTCTTCATCTACCATATCTCTGCGAGGAGAAGAAGGTTCCATACATCTATGTTCCTAGCAAGGCTAGACTTGGTCAGGCAGCTGGAATACAAGTTGCGGCTTCATCGGTGGCTATCATAGATCCTGGAGATGCTAAGGATCTTTTAAACGAGCTTGTTAAAGCTTATAACGAGCTTAGAGTAAAAGGCTGA
- a CDS encoding DUF2208 family protein, which yields MSLAQILKGLAFSQVMILAYSLVLTFFPQYYQYIIILVFITFLSYSFLVSFRRMRSSTRSSDAEYVRSGRVFVKAQPSKVIELINKDDKLIHDMRPQMRFMASSLIALPIVFIIYYPYIEFVMPYFRSFDGIIYSFIGYLILFELLFMTPWIINRFFIMKGDIRMIQPLRDYIITSRGIQATGLLLKFPADSSGYKVYCNKKRRFIDIEVPPQTQSLTGARIVPIYRLYMSESDLLKAIECLEKFGGFSVRCE from the coding sequence TTGAGCTTAGCTCAGATACTTAAAGGACTTGCCTTTTCACAGGTAATGATACTAGCATACTCTCTCGTACTCACCTTCTTCCCACAATACTACCAGTATATTATAATCCTTGTGTTCATAACATTTCTTTCCTACTCATTTTTAGTATCTTTTAGAAGAATGAGATCTAGTACTAGAAGTAGTGATGCTGAGTATGTGAGAAGTGGTAGAGTATTTGTTAAAGCCCAGCCTAGTAAGGTTATAGAGTTGATAAATAAAGATGATAAACTGATCCATGATATGAGACCTCAGATGAGATTTATGGCTTCCTCACTCATAGCTCTTCCGATAGTATTCATCATATACTATCCATATATAGAGTTTGTGATGCCTTACTTCAGATCTTTTGATGGTATTATATACTCCTTCATAGGTTATCTAATATTATTCGAATTGTTATTCATGACACCATGGATCATAAACAGATTTTTTATAATGAAAGGAGATATAAGAATGATCCAACCTCTGAGAGATTACATAATAACCTCCAGAGGAATTCAAGCTACTGGTCTGCTACTGAAGTTTCCCGCAGATTCTTCCGGGTATAAGGTTTATTGTAATAAAAAGAGAAGATTCATAGATATAGAAGTACCTCCTCAAACCCAATCTCTTACAGGAGCTAGAATAGTTCCTATCTACAGACTCTATATGAGTGAAAGCGATCTTTTGAAAGCTATAGAGTGCTTGGAAAAATTCGGAGGTTTTTCTGTGAGATGTGAGTGA
- a CDS encoding serine protein kinase RIO, with the protein MSDRDHELFKGRKEEKRYFDSDLLETVEEVFDSATIATILNLIRSKCLKRIKGVISAGKEARVYWGESFEGRDIALKIYYVTTSEFRRSIWKYLAGDPRFEDYKGMNWRRLIYLWASKEYSNLIRLSKAGVRVPKPLCKKNNVIVLEFIGKEGVRAPLLKEAYEEKLLSEEDLRRIYEDLIEQIHKMVVDAGIVHADLSEYNIMIYEGKPYIIDVSQAVSVKSANALEFLRHDIYTIVNFFRRAGVETEDPEHIMRKLLDELDIA; encoded by the coding sequence ATGAGTGACAGAGATCATGAACTTTTCAAAGGAAGGAAAGAAGAGAAGAGATACTTCGACTCAGATCTTCTAGAGACAGTTGAAGAAGTCTTCGACAGTGCCACTATAGCTACCATATTAAATCTCATTAGATCCAAATGTCTGAAAAGAATTAAAGGAGTTATATCAGCTGGTAAGGAGGCTCGAGTGTACTGGGGCGAGAGTTTTGAAGGTAGAGACATAGCTCTTAAGATCTATTATGTGACAACCTCAGAATTCAGAAGATCTATATGGAAGTATCTTGCAGGAGATCCAAGGTTCGAGGATTATAAAGGTATGAATTGGAGGAGACTTATATATCTCTGGGCTTCCAAGGAGTATTCTAATCTAATTAGACTGAGTAAAGCTGGTGTGAGAGTGCCTAAGCCCTTGTGCAAGAAGAATAATGTCATAGTTTTAGAGTTCATAGGTAAGGAGGGTGTTAGAGCTCCACTACTTAAAGAAGCCTATGAAGAGAAACTTCTCTCTGAAGAGGATCTCAGGAGAATATATGAGGACTTAATAGAGCAGATTCATAAGATGGTTGTAGATGCCGGGATAGTTCATGCTGATCTAAGTGAGTATAATATTATGATATATGAGGGGAAGCCTTATATAATAGACGTCTCTCAGGCAGTATCCGTAAAAAGTGCAAATGCTCTCGAATTTCTAAGACATGATATATATACTATAGTGAATTTCTTTAGAAGAGCTGGAGTTGAGACAGAAGATCCTGAGCATATTATGAGAAAACTTCTTGATGAACTTGATATTGCATAA